One genomic region from Lacerta agilis isolate rLacAgi1 chromosome 13, rLacAgi1.pri, whole genome shotgun sequence encodes:
- the PTX4 gene encoding pentraxin-4: MCVALGMLGTRKMLSIFMILAAVCLQGTLVQQPGTAERRKLFFERFRRLEEQFRRFQEVTLTRLQEIAGNYNVSHDIDAKFEQLLSKHQGLESAANESHTATQEELSHLKALVKKLQNKSKKQDLKLGALEEALSERDREKAAEMQQERALLANLTQEVESHREDTQAVHAGQRILQKALESLQDALKNQGSKLDELEQQLKSPVHNEVLLPNRLTAAQLLNRVPEEQEPEAAGGQNPTVKKIHGKHRQRKKLLQESTRLAAQSQARGLQSGSPPGQEAPQQQEAEAEQPPLPEPQALRQQQAVMDKASEEQEAQSEAPRKPGTICNVDSMLFFPNASTENFATFTPGFQAGLLELSLCSWVSTGANYLGTILSYATEDNDNKLVLHGRDAAPRNSIHFVIGDPAFRELPVGRILDGKWHHICVIWSSIQGRYWFYVDRRLASMGSKFQKGYEIPPKGSLVLGQEQDTMGGGFEPSESFVGYLAGLAIWDRALSPGEVSGIAIGRGLPRGTIFTLANVSALHGALQKVNCTCLEHCL; this comes from the exons ttCCGGCGGTTCCAGGAGGTCACCCTGACGCGCCTTCAGGAGATTGCTGGGAATTACAACGTCTCCCACGACATTGACGCCAAGTTTGAGCAGCTGCTGAGCAAGCACCAGGGCCTGGAGTCCGCTGCCAACGagagccacacagccacgcaggagGAGCTGAGCCACTTGAAAGCTCTGGTGAAGAAGCTGCAGAACAAGAGCAAGAAGCAAGACTTGAAGCTCGGGGCCCTGGAAGAAGCCTTGAGCGAGAGGGACCGCGAGAAGGCGGCCGAGATGCAGCAGGAGAGAGCACTCCTGGCCAACTTAACCCAAGAAGTCGAGAGCCATCGAGAGGACACCCAGGCCGTGCACGCTGGCCAAAGGATCCTCCAGAAAGCCCTGGAGAGTCTTCAGGATGCTCTGAAAAACCAGGGGAGCAAGCTAGATGAGTTGGAGCAGCAGCTGAAGAGCCCTGTGCACAATGAGGTCCTTCTGCCTAACCGCCTAACTGCGGCTCAGCTGCTGAACCGGGTCCCCGAGGAGCAGGAACCAGAGGCAGCTGGCGGGCAGAACCCTACCGTGAAAAAGATCCATGGCAAGCATCGTCAGAGGAAGAAACTGTTGCAGGAGAGCACCCGGCTTGCAGCCCAGTCTCAGGCCAGAGGGCTGCAGAGTGGATCCCCTCCAGGTCAAGAAGCTCCCCAGCAgcaggaggcagaagcagaacaGCCTCCTCTGCCAGAACCACAAGCGCTCAGGCAACAGCAAGCGGTCATGGACAAGGCCTCTGAAGAGCAGGAGGCGCAGTCAGAGGCGCCTCGGAAACCAGGGACAA TCTGCAATGTGGATTCCATGCTGTTTTTCCCTAACGCTTCCACCGAGAACTTCGCCACATTCACGCCAGGTTTCCAGGCCGGCCTGCTTGAActgagcctctgcagctgggTGAGCACAGGGGCCAACTACCTGGGCACCATCCTGTCCTATGCCACGGAGGATAATGACAATAAGCTGGTACTCCACGGCCGCGATGCTGCACCCCGGAACTCCATCCACTTTGTCATTGGCGACCCTGCTTTTCGGGAGCTGCCGGTGGGACGGATCCTGGATGGCAAGTGGCACCACATCTGTGTCATCTGGTCCTCCATCCAGGGGCGATACTGGTTCTATGTGGACAGGAGGTTGGCTTCCATGGGCTCCAAGTTCCAGAAGGGTTACGAGATTCCCCCCAAAGGGTCTCTTGTATTGGGTCAGGAGCAAGACACAATGGGTGGGGGGTTCGAACCCTCGGAGTCTTTTGTGGGCTACCTGGCCGGCCTTGCCATATGGGATCGTGCGCTCTCACCCGGAGAGGTCTCGGGCATCGCCATCGGAAGAGGCCTGCCCCGTGGCACAATCTTCACCCTGGCAAACGTCTCTGCCCTCCACGGAGCGCTGCAGAAGGTGAACTGCACTTGCCTCGAACACTGCCTGTAA